GCGGACATACTgcagtctacaaaaaaaaaaaaatttaaatggcGAAAACGTACGATTATCTCTTTAAGTTGTTGCTCATCGGAGACAGCGGAGTCGGCAAGACATGTCTGCTGTTTAGATTCAGCGAGGACTCCTTCAACACCACCTTCATATCCACAATAGGTGAGCCGGTTCATGTGGCACAGTGCATGATCACGGGAGAACATTAGTAATTGCATTGGTCATATTTTTAGCATCAATACCTACAGTGTGGTGAATTTGTTATCATTCATTGCTGCTAATATCTAAAGGGACAGGCAGTGACTCACAGCCCAAGAGACGGACAAAGGGTGTCAGAGGCAAATTAGTATGTCTCCGGTGGTTGAGAATTATTGACATCAAGTGAGGTTAAACAGGCCTAAAGAATGAGATCAAAATAATGTTCCACGTTTTATAATATTGTTATATCCTCCATAAAGCTTTACTACAGCGACTCTGAATTATGCCATCCCACATCAAAGTATTATTCAAGTAGTTAAAAGAGTTCTGCCACAGAGGGAAAGCAGCTGCTTATTgcagttgtgttttctttgtggtgCATCTTCAACATCAAAACCTTAATGGCATTTATCTAACCATTACAATAAACATTGCTCATCATTCTCTGTACAGGTATTGACTTCAAAATAAGAACTATAGAGCTGGATGGAAAGAGAGTCAAACTACAGATATGGTGAGTTTAATCTGTTTGTCTCTTCTTCAATGTGTGGTTCAGTCCTCTGGTTATGATTTAAGTTGTTTGGATGTTTCCAGGGACACTGCAGGGCAGGAGAGGTTTCGGACGATCACTACAGCATACTACAGAGGAGCAATGGTAAATCTGAGCTTCAGCTTGTATGAACGCTTGTCACATTTCAAAGCTGAGACACAGGTTTTGAGGATGACTGTTTTTCTTTGCAGGGCATCATGTTGGTTTATGACATCTGCAATGAAAAATCttttgaaaacataaaaaactgGATCAGAAATATTGAAGAGGTGAACTCTGGcgtgaagattttttttttcatacagttCACTTTTGTTTGGTGGACAGCACTGCTTGATTGTGTTCAACATAATGTGTCTTGATTTCTCCCAGCATGCCTCGTCAGATGTGGAGAAGATAATCCTGGGTAACAAATGTGACATGACTGACAGGAGACAGGTGTCTAAGGACAGAGGTGAAAAAGTGAGTGTCTGGAGCTGGTCATTCCTAAAAGTCAGTCTCAAACAAATTAGaggtttttttaaagttgacGCTTTTCTTAAAATAGCACtaacattttgtgtttctgttcctgCTCAGCTGGCTATTGATTACGGAATTAAGTTCCTGGAAACCAGTGCAAAGTCCAGCTTAAATGTTGAAGAggtgagtttaaaaaaaaaagtgtagtcCTGCGGCACTATGAAACCTTGCAGATGAATATGTAACTTGATATTTTGTCTTGCTGTCCTGTCATTCTAGGCTTTTTATACCATGGGAAGGGATATATTACATAATCTGAGTTCAAAGACAGTAAGTGCACATGAGAATCTTAAAATAAATGCCAGGGCTGTGCTTTCATTGGAGGATTGGGGGGACAAGGGCCCATGACTTTTAAATTGAATCTACACACTGATGCAGGCCTGTAACAGTTCACGTGTGATTTAATGACTGAAATCTCTTGAAAACAAGCCCCCACCATGTAGTTTCCATTTTTCTATTGAAAAAGGAACTGCTAAAAATGTTGATGTGCTTATTTAGGTTTCAGTTAGTACAGTAATCCCCCGGgcattcgtgcttcaagatacccggcttcacctcatcgcagatttttagtaggtagtcacgtgatactgtacacgcattctattggctgacagcatctagAAGTGTGCTGCATTCTGACAGTCATGGAATGCagtgcacttccgtgtattaaagaaacacttgaaAGCGCTtaaaacagtctataagagtgggaaaaggtcatagaaatagaaagtggtttagtatcagtatgggagggttcatagatgtttaaattaccgtaaataattaaataaattgtcGCAACATCGCAGAATTTCGTTATtggcgggtggtcctggaacgcattaacagtgagtaacgagggattactatcATGCAATGTCAGCAGTTAAGTTGTGCTAGAAGAATAGTCTGAGTTTCTCCTGTCAAAGACTGCAA
This region of Antennarius striatus isolate MH-2024 chromosome 4, ASM4005453v1, whole genome shotgun sequence genomic DNA includes:
- the LOC137594206 gene encoding ras-related protein Rab-8B-like; the protein is MAKTYDYLFKLLLIGDSGVGKTCLLFRFSEDSFNTTFISTIGIDFKIRTIELDGKRVKLQIWDTAGQERFRTITTAYYRGAMGIMLVYDICNEKSFENIKNWIRNIEEHASSDVEKIILGNKCDMTDRRQVSKDRGEKLAIDYGIKFLETSAKSSLNVEEAFYTMGRDILHNLSSKTTDNSAGGSGKPLKITEKKSKKIKFLKCSLI